The genomic DNA TTATTGTAAACTTGCTTATGACCCATGTTTTTAGTGCTCAAACCACAACATTGATAATATATCTGGATTTTTTCTTCTGCTTGTAATATTAATGATTTAACAAATTATGATAAAGATAATAAATGCTATATAAGTCTTTAAGAAAAACTAGATCAGAGGGAGAAGAGCCTCTCTGGGACTAGAAGAGTCCTGAAGTTCGGCTTGACACCCGTGAAAATTTTAAATACCTTTTCTTTAAACACGTCTGTGGCACGTGAATCACCATTCTATTTATTAACAGAAAATAATATAGATCAAATGAACCTAGAGGACTATGGACCGGATGGTACATAAGACGATGAAGCACGTGTATTTCATCACTGAGTTGGCTGCTAATCTGTTTGAACTGACTAACAGTAATAACTTTTGCTtcataaataattaattatgtTCAGTATGAATATGCTGGAGATCCAGATATTGGCTCCAAACATGTACAAGGATCCCATTGGTGCGATGGACATGAACACATGCAGTGCATGGTGGGAGCCAGATGTATATATGGGCCATATTCGCTGGAGTGCTGTTGCATTCATGGGCCGGTGAATGAACAACCCAatttttttcttattatttACTTGCATTTTATAATGTTTTTCTTAGTGGAGTTCAGTGATGTAGCATGTTTGGATTCTAAAGGAGCCAAATCTACAGTGAAGTACTTGTATGACTACGATGGGCGGCTCGAGTCATTACGAAATGCAGTCTGTAGATTCTTACAAGTTGCtcaattagattttatttatattGCATTGCTATATGTACAAATAAATAAAGTAAATGTTAGTAGTATTGATGCAATCCAATCATTTTTAAACACGTGTCTATGATACGTGCATCTCCACTTGAAGCTAAAAATCCAGACAATACGCACCACTTAGTCCTTGCGAACTCCACAACTCAAACATCATCATTAGCCGCCACTAGGCTGTTACATTATTCACTATATGGAGACTCACCTCAACTAGGTTCATGTACTATCGCATCTTGTAGATCATCAACATCTTCCCCAACCAATACCGATTGGGGCATTGTCCATCGCCTCAACCTTGTTATCATTAAGGTTGAAATCTCATTTAGAGCAGCATCCACATGTAGGGACCCATTGAACATGTCAACAAACTCTTACAGTGCAACCTCAGTTGGGGCAGCCTCATTATTTAAAATACCAAACTTACGACAAAGGTTTCGCTGTGCTCACTGCATTTGAGTCATCGGGCGTGCGGTGGAGCGGCGTGCGCTGCATCATACCGATGACATGTCGAAAGTCCGTCGCCAGAAGTTGGAGTTGGTGCTGGATCTCTTCATGGTGCTGGTGCCACCTGAGCAACAGGCTGCTGCAGCAACGGCTGAGGAGGTGTTTTTATTTTGCCTGTTTTTATTTTGTACAGGGCGGCCATGCAACCCGCAACTTGGTTGTTTGCGGCATCCTCGGTAGTGTTTGATGCAGATTCTTTTGCTAATGTAGAATCCATCGAGGAGGTGTTTTTATTTTGCCTGTTTTTATTTTGTACAGACGCTGAGATAGTATGGTGCCAGAAAAAGctgatgaacatggtgttgACGCAGTTCTGATCAACACACAAGTGCTAGAACACGCGGATCGCAACAATCAGTCACCAGCAAAATCCCAcgatgaccggtcagaccggtcacgccaaccggtcagaccggtcacgccaaccgatcagaccggttggacACTGAGAACCCGCGAAGATATAGAACTTCAAGCTTGGAAGAGACCCCGTCCGAGCTTGAAGACCTAGGGTTGTTCTGGAGTCGGCATGCCATCTAGAATGCCCTCAGACGCCGTAGAGACACAAAAAGAATAGCTAGAGATTGAAAAAGATAGAGTTTGATTAAAAAGTAGATTGAATGGTTCGATTGTGGACCTTTATATTTATCGGCCGGGAAGAACGTACACCTTCCAAATCGAGTTATAAAAAATTACAGATCTTGCTTGACTTGAACTAAACATACCTagatcggtttgaccggtcagcCTTGATATTTGCCAATTTTAACTGCCAACGCATAGAGCTACATCAACCCCCGCCTGCTAACGGCGATGAAGGCGCTGGACCGAGGTCGCATCGAGCACATACATACGTGGGCAGGGGCCCGTCGGCAGGGCCCCGTCGGCGGCCACTGCGACGGGCTTCTACTCGATGCACGTGCAGGAGCAGGGCCTGTTTGCGAAACGTTTGGCAAAACAACTTCACCTGTTGGATTGATGTTGTAAAATGTCTAAATTACCCTTCtctatatttttttccttttctttcttttctttttttctcctttcctttttttcctccCATTCTCTTATCCATTCGGCCGCCTCCCCCATCATCATCTCTCCTTCCTCACGAGTCACGCCGCCTCCAGCCCTTTCGCGTCCTCCAGTCGCTAGTTCGGCCATCGTCAACGGCGCTGGACTCCCCCGATGCCCGCAGCAGCCAGCACCAACCGGTCTCCTgtggcccgccgccggcctcccgccCTGCCTCGCCCAGTCTCCCACCACCGGCCTGCCCCGCTCCGCCCGGTCTCCCGCCGCCAAGCTCCTGCTCGATCTCCCGGCTGCGCCAGGGGCACAGGCTCCCCCTGCCGCCGGcctcccgccccgccgcgcctcgGGGCCAtggtctccgccgccgccgcctccggcgtgGTCCGCTGCAGCCCGGCCTCCGTGAGGAGACGCAGCGCGCAGGCGGGGGGCAAAGGTGGCAGGTGGTCTCGCGGAGCTCCCGGAGCTGCGCGGAGCCACGTTTTTGTGGCTTCGGCTCGCCCAAACCGCTCCAGTCAGCGGGATTTTAGGGAGCTCCAACGTCGAAGCCGTTTTGGAATcaccgtttgggagggcttcgccTAGAGCCGCTCGAGGAGCCACGCaaggagccctcccaaacggggccGCAGACGGAGCTGGTGCAGAAGGTGCTGCAGCGTGACCCCATCAACTACCCGTTCTGATTCTGATGAAAGAAACCCCCCGTAGATTCTTGGTGTAGCCCCAGAATTGGAGACCTTTTTTATTTTGATACCACAAGTACCGTAGAGAGAGCAGGTCTGAGTCATACCTATGCATATGTGTGGGTCTGAGTCATACCTATGCATATGTGTGGGCAGAATACCCGAAACCTGTATCCAAAAAACCCGAGCCTGAAACCCAAAAATTTGAAACCGAAAAACTTGAGCCCAAAAAACCCAAATCCTAATTCAGGTTCCATCCCACGATATTcgaaattattacgggtaattcgggtattaggccacggtacccgaactaCCAAAATACTCGAACAACAGGCCAACCCAAAAATATCATTCATCCTAGCCCACTCATATTTCCAGCCCAGCCCATCAAACCCCTTCCTAACTCTAACCCTGGCCAGCTCTCATGCCCCCAGCTCCCCATGCCGCCGTTGCGCCCACCCCGTGCGCTGCCCAATGCCATCCTCGGTCCTCGCCCCTCAACGACTCGACGCCCTCGCCCCACCGCCTCCCCCGCCAGCCGCCGGTGCAGTCGCCACTGCCGCCCGCCGACCCGACGTCCCCGCCCCCGCTGGTCTCAATGGCGCCTCCTTGCCACACAACGGCCTGACacccccgccccgcccctgccAGTCTCTAGCTCTCCGCGGTGCCTCGCCTCCTTGTCCCCCGACGGCCCGACGCCCCCAGCCCCGCCTCTGCCCTCGCCGGTGGTGcagtcggcgccgccgcgccgccgacgcccccgcCGGTCTCGACGTCGCTGGTCGAGCTGCCACCGCGGGCTGGTCGAGCTGCCACCGCGGGCTGGCCgagccgccgccactgctcAAGCTGCAGCGCTGCAGCTTCGTGTAGTTCGGGGTTGCCCGAACCTGAACCCAAATTTTCGGATACCCGAAATGTCAGATTTTCATTTTTTCGGGCAAATTTCGAGTATAACATCTGAAaacccaaaatttcaaaaatctgaaaaacccgacccgaaatATTCGGACCCGAATGCCCACCTATACCTGTGCAACAGCCATTTGGTGAAGGGAAGGGAAATAATTAGTTGTGGACGTATTGCACCGCACTGTTTTGATATGTGTATCTGTTCTGAAATGTAAGGAATTGAAAGATTTAAAATTTGTACTCAAATATAAGGTAtcctagagtttttttttttataaaaaacgcATGCTAGTTTTCTTGATTTTGGTGctagttttgtaaaaaaatttaattgCGGTGGGCCGAGGGAGTAAAAAGGGTATGCTAATCTCTTTGCTTTGGTGCGGACACTGGAAATTAAGTAATTGATTAATTGAACAATTAAACTAATAAAGGATACATGCGTGTTTTCTCTACATTCATAATCTGTATAAAAAGATGTCATACATTTGAGGAAGGAGAGAGTATTTCTTAATACTAAActggtagatttttttttgaacatccAAAATGGTAGATCTTGTTATTACAAGTACATAAATATTTACTTGCGGTTGAAAATTCATGCTTTTAATCAGAGGCGTGATGCATGATTTTAAATGGCATGAGAGAAGGCACCTGCACAGCTGCAAGAGAATCCACGGGCTCAACCAGGCGCTCCTACTGCTGGGCCTCCGAATGAGCCCTCCTGGGCCATGATGATGATGGCAGTCAACACCCAGCAGCGCAGGCAAGTCGCGAGTCTTCTTTCCTCTTCCTACAGCTTCCAGCGGCGAGACAAGGCGATTTCTCATCTCCTCCGCCGATTCGACCATTCCTCGCCTCTGACGCTCTTGGCGGCGTCCGAGGAGGGAAGACTGGGACGAATCGGCGGCGGATCTATGTTCTCTTCTATATAGTTTAGCTTATTAGGAGGTTAGGTCTtcccggtggcggcggtgagACGCGCACCGGTTCTTTTGTTCCTCCGTGATGGCGTCGATGTCTGCGTCGATGGTGATGCTGACGTCTGTGTTGGCATCACCAACGGCGTGTTCTTCGGCGGCGATTCATGGAGGTTAATCTCCTTCCGTAGCAGCTCCGGTGGCTTCAATAATGCTGCAGATCGGAGGTTTGTCAACTTGTGCAGCGGTTCCAGCGGGCGACGTCATCGACGTGAAGAGGATGGACCCAGATCGAGCCTCTTCATTATCCCTGGCGGATTCACTGCCTCGGCTAGCGACGGAGGCACTAGGTTTGTCTACCAACTCGTCGAGATGCCGGGTTGGGTTCTGTTTCCCACCTTTTTTTGGTGGTTCTGCTACCCTCCGGGGTGATTCGTCGTCCGGTGTGTTGGGGTGTATGGCGTTTCATGCGGCGTCAGATTCCTCACAGTCCGGCGAGGCGATGGCCTTGTGTCATCTTTTTCTTCAGCCGGGTCGTTCAGCGGGTTCAAAGTAGGTTGGTCTCGATCTGCTACTCAAGACGGTATCAAAACTCTTTGCTTCTTCGTTAGGGAGGAGGTAGGTTTCAAGCGATATGCttcgatcgccggcggcgaggagaacCGGGAGGAACTTACAAGGACTAGGTtgtaactttattttctttcgAGGGTGTCTTTGTAAGAATTTGGATGTAACcaccaaaaaaatatttatgaatataaacccggtttataaaaaaaAGCAGCGCTTTTGATTTCTCTTTCGCCGTACTGAGCTAAGCTGCATTTGGTTGGTGCTGTACGATTGGCTCTTGTTAGTGTCCTTGGCATGGGACCCTTTAGCATTTGACTAGTTTGAGAGGCTTTCACTCATCGCTGCTGTTCCAAATAAACTTGCTTAAgggcgatttttttttttgcaactttgaccactaattagagatattaaataaaatttaattacaaaACACCTCCACAAATAGGGTTATTATAGCAGTActgtagggatgaaaacggccaGGATCGATTAGAAAAATATTCTAACtatttttgttttcatatttacATTCGGAAACGAAATTGGAACGGAAAGGCTTGGTCGGAAAACCGAAATCGGTCATGCGGGATATCGAAAACAGTACAATTCGATCGGAAGTATATCGATAACGGTACTCAAAAGCGGGAATCGAATCATATAACCCCTTCAAACAGTCGACTCAACACCAACACACGTAACCGATTCATACATTCAACACAACATAACAGTTACAGGGACGAATAGCATATAGGCAAATA from Panicum virgatum strain AP13 chromosome 7N, P.virgatum_v5, whole genome shotgun sequence includes the following:
- the LOC120681071 gene encoding translation initiation factor IF-2-like, whose protein sequence is MPAAASTNRSPVARRRPPALPRPVSHHRPAPLRPVSRRQAPARSPGCARGTGSPCRRPPAPPRLGAMVSAAAASGVVRCSPASVRRRSAQAGGKEPLEEPRKEPSQTGPQTELVQKVLQRDPINYPF